The Miscanthus floridulus cultivar M001 chromosome 17, ASM1932011v1, whole genome shotgun sequence genome has a window encoding:
- the LOC136517129 gene encoding pentatricopeptide repeat-containing protein At1g09900-like, with the protein MPSRSPPIARLLHLRRLSKSARDYLLRFAAIAKEHSDQPPPPPLPSRPRSPHPYDYNRLMSALVASVGGDHPGAGAERALHLLEEMRSLMGRRPDAACFTTAAAAFSSASQPGAALAVLNAMAADGVVPDAAACTVLVGVYACRLHWFDAAYEVVRWMTANGVAPDVVTYSTLISGLCSAGRVAEALGVLDLMLEEGCQPNAHTYTPILHAYCTSGMIHEAKDLLETMIAAGFAPSTATYNVLVEALCKACAFQEVDALLEDSSAKGWTPDIITYSTYMDGLCKSGRVDKSLALVDKMLSVGLRPNEITLNILLDGVCRRSTAWAAKCLLECSAEIGWHVNVVNYNTVMRRLCDERRWLAVVKLFVDMVKKGIAPNSWTFSIVIHSLCKLGKLHEALCLLGSEEFVADVVTYNTLIRHLNFLGKSYEAYLLLHEMIEKGIAPNDITYSLLIDCLCKEGKFLVALSCLNQCMEGGLSKAAVSSILRGLIAGGKLRELQALIGWIIGQGFTIDVYMYQELIISFCKKGYCRGLEMYIVCHILERMISLR; encoded by the coding sequence ATGCCCTCCCGCTCCCCTCCCATTGCCCGTCTCCTGCATCTACGCCGCCTGTCCAAGTCCGCTCGAGATTACCTACTCCGCTTCGCCGCCATCGCGAAGGAACACTCCGAccagcccccgcccccgcctctcCCGTCACGACCACGGTCCCCACACCCATACGACTACAACCGCCTCATGTCCGCGCTCGTTGCTTCAgttggcggtgaccacccaggcGCCGGTGCCGAGCGGGCCCTCCACCTGCTCGAAGAAATGCGGAGCCTCATGGGGCGCCGCCCCGATGCCGCCTGCTTCACCACGGCCGCCGCTGCGTTCTCATCGGCGTCTCAACCGGGAGCCGCGCTCGCCGTGCTAAACGCCATGGCAGCCGATGGCGTCGTGCCCGACGCTGCCGCGTGCACTGTACTCGTCGGGGTGTACGCCTGCCGCTTGCATTGGTTCGACGCGGCCTACGAGGTCGTGAGGTGGATGACGGCGAACGGCGTGGCCCCGGACGTAGTCACCTACTCGACGCTGATATCTGGGCTGTGCAGTGCCGGGCGGGTGGCTGAGGCGCTTGGCGTGCTGGACTTGATGCTGGAGGAAGGGTGCCAACCCAATGCTCACACGTATACGCCCATCTTGCACGCCTACTGCACGAGTGGGATGATACATGAGGCCAAGGATCTCTTGGAAACGATGATTGCAGCTGGTTTTGCACCAAGCACAGCCACTTACAATGTCCTGGTTGAAGCTCTATGCAAGGCTTGTGCTTTTCAAGAAGTAGATGCACTTCTTGAGGACAGCAGTGCAAAAGGGTGGACACCAGATATAATCACATACAGTACTTACATGGATGGACTATGCAAAAGTGGCAGAGTAGATAAGAGCCTTGCATTGGTTGATAAGATGCTGTCTGTTGGGCTGCGTCCCAATGAGATTACTCTGAATATCCTCCTTGATGGGGTTTGCCGCAGGTCAACTGCTTGGGCTGCAAAGTGCCTCTTGGAGTGCAGTGCAGAGATTGGATGGCATGTcaatgttgtcaactacaacactGTGATGAGGAGGCTTTGTGATGAGCGGAGATGGTTGGCTGTTGTCAAGCTCTTCGTCGATATGGTCAAGAAGGGAATTGCTCCAAATAGCTGGACTTTCAGCATTGTGATCCATAGTCTCTGTAAACTTGGGAAGCTTCATGAAGCACTTTGCTTGCTTGGAAGTGAAGAGTTTGTCGCTGATGTTGTGACATACAATACTTTGATCCGTCATCTCAATTTCCTGGGGAAATCTTATGAGGCCTATCTCCTGCTTCATGAGATGATTGAGAAAGGTATTGCTCCCAATGACATCACCTACAGTCTTTTGATTGATTGTCTCTGTAAAGAGGGAAAATTCTTGGTTGCACTTAGCTGTTTGAACCAATGTATGGAAGGTGGGCTCTCTAAAGCTGCAGTATCAAGTATTTTACGAGGTCTCATCGCTGGTGGTAAGCTTCGTGAATTGCAAGCGCTAATCGGATGGATTATTGGACAAGGTTTCACAATAGATGTGTATATGTACCAGGAATTAATCATTTCTTTTTGTAAGAAAGGATACTGTCGAGGTCTTGAAATGTACATAGTGTGTCACATATTGGAAAGAATGATCAGTCTGAGATGA